The DNA region TTGGGGAAGGTGCACTCCGGATGGGGGTAGTCCGAGCCCCACAGGATGTTATCCACCCCGATGAGAGCGCGGTCCCTGATGCCGAGGGCGTCTTCCTGGAAGCTGAGGAAGACGTTCCGCCGGAAATAATCGCTCGGCAGCATATCTTCCTTGAATTTCTGCCGGCCTCCGGTCGCCGGGCGTTGAATGAAATTATAGTCCATCCGTTCCAGGAAATGCGGCACCCAGGCCAACTCCTGCTCGACCGACCCGATTTGGAGTTTCGGATAGCGCTCGAACACCCCGGTAAAAATAATATGCGACAGCGACATGCGCACCCAGTAATCGACATTGGTCAGAAAGGCGGTGCTGACCGCTTCCAGATCGGCCAGGGGCGAGCCTGGAGCGGGCCGGTTGGTGGCAATATGCAGGCTCAGCGGGAGGCCCAAATCCTGGGCCGCGGCCCACAGCGGCTCGTACTCGGGAGAATCATAGCTATGCTCCTCCAGCGGGTAGACCGTGATCATTGCGCCGCACAGCCCCAGCTTGGCGCAGCGCTCCAACTCCCTGACACTCTCCGGGACATCGTCAACATTCAGCATGGCGACGCCCTTGATCCGCTGCGGGAAGGGCTGGCAGAACTCGGCCAGCCAGTCGTTATAGGCCCGGCACAAGACGGTCAGGAGCTCACCGTCCGGAATGCTGTACAGCAGCAGTCCCTGCGTCGGATAGAGCACGTCGGCATCGATGCCGTCCAGGTCCAGGTCTTTCAGATGTTCCTCGGGGAGATAGGCTCCGGGTCGGACGTTTTCCATGACGTCGCCAAACCGCATCGAGTCCCGCTCTTCGGGCACGAATCGCTTGCCGGCCTGTGAGCCGCCGGACCCTCCGCTGACCCCTTTCACCCCGTCGCAGACCCACCAATCGGTATTGTCTTCCTCACGGCGGACGACATGCGGAGCCCGATCTCTGAACCGGGCCTCGACCCGACTGGTCCATAAATCCGACGGCTCGAACACATGACTATCGGATGAAATAACTTTGTACTCAGCCATACTGCACCCTCCTAAAAATATTTAGATCACATTGAGTTCCTGCAGCGGCCGCCCCGCGACCACACGTTCAAACCCGAGCGGCGTGATGTCCAGCGTCCGGTATGCGCCATGCACAATCAACTCGGCAATCCCGCGCCCAACGCCAGGAGCCTGTTGGACCCCGTGGCCGGAGAAGCCGTTGGCAAAAAGGAAATTTTTCAGCACGGGATGCCGGCCCACAATGGCGTTCTGGTCGAACGTATTATAGGCGTAATGCCCGCTCCAGGCAGAGACGTGCTTGATCGCCTCAAAGACAGGAACGCGCTGCGCCAACGCCGGCCAGACGATCTCATCGAACAGTTGGTACTCAACCCGAAAATCTTCCGTTGGGGGGTCCCGGTCTGCTGGCGGGGACACCCCGCACACGAAGTATTGGCCTTCGGGCCGAAAATAGACGCCGGAGACATCCACGACCAGGGGACAGGCTTGCACTGCGGCGGCCTGTCGGCAATCGAACACGAACACGCACCGTTTCCGACTTTCGACCGGCAGCTCGATATCGGCCATACGGGCGATCTTCCCCGCGGCCGGACCGGCGGCGTTCACGAGTTCGCCACACGAAAAGACCCGCCCGTCGGCGAGTTGCACGGCCTCCAGACGTCGCTGCGAGCCTCGTAGGGCAACAACCTCGCCGGTCAGAAACTCAGCGCCCCGTGCGACGGCCGTACTGCGGAGCGCGTACAGCAGGCTGTGGGCGTCAAACCAGCCTTCCCCGGACAGTCCGAGGCAACCGGCGGCGAGGTCCGAGGTCGCGAGCCACGGGAAACGCGCCTGCAATTCGGCCGGACCCAGCAGACAGACATCCGCGCCCTGCCGGGTTTGGACCCGCGCGTTGCGTTCAAGAATGGCTTTCCCCTGCTCGCTCGCCAGCAACAAATAGCCCGCCTCCCGAAAG from Gemmatimonadota bacterium includes:
- a CDS encoding amidohydrolase family protein yields the protein MAEYKVISSDSHVFEPSDLWTSRVEARFRDRAPHVVRREEDNTDWWVCDGVKGVSGGSGGSQAGKRFVPEERDSMRFGDVMENVRPGAYLPEEHLKDLDLDGIDADVLYPTQGLLLYSIPDGELLTVLCRAYNDWLAEFCQPFPQRIKGVAMLNVDDVPESVRELERCAKLGLCGAMITVYPLEEHSYDSPEYEPLWAAAQDLGLPLSLHIATNRPAPGSPLADLEAVSTAFLTNVDYWVRMSLSHIIFTGVFERYPKLQIGSVEQELAWVPHFLERMDYNFIQRPATGGRQKFKEDMLPSDYFRRNVFLSFQEDALGIRDRALIGVDNILWGSDYPHPECTFPNSRQVLETILVDCSEEEKAKIVGGNTARIYHFD
- a CDS encoding FAD-binding oxidoreductase, whose protein sequence is MAKRNAGYDVVIVGGAIIGSAVAYFLTADEGFQGRVLVIEKDPSYQYCSTTRSLASIRQQFSTPVNIHLSQFGVEFLRTAKDRLGADVEVSFREAGYLLLASEQGKAILERNARVQTRQGADVCLLGPAELQARFPWLATSDLAAGCLGLSGEGWFDAHSLLYALRSTAVARGAEFLTGEVVALRGSQRRLEAVQLADGRVFSCGELVNAAGPAAGKIARMADIELPVESRKRCVFVFDCRQAAAVQACPLVVDVSGVYFRPEGQYFVCGVSPPADRDPPTEDFRVEYQLFDEIVWPALAQRVPVFEAIKHVSAWSGHYAYNTFDQNAIVGRHPVLKNFLFANGFSGHGVQQAPGVGRGIAELIVHGAYRTLDITPLGFERVVAGRPLQELNVI